A DNA window from Stenotrophomonas oahuensis contains the following coding sequences:
- a CDS encoding ParA family protein — MLSLSVANQKGGVSKTTIVTHLAWYLAGQGKSVLFIDNDPQKNASSTMETYSRPAGIATSQLYGSVDLPDLTPEPGVIHLIAADDELADIEHQGPAVLDWFNGNVRALAEDFDYLLIDVAPTIGNRMLSALIATDALLSPIDPERFAIDGVGTMLETYRNADAMKQNANANDGANFPPMRLLGVFLSKVTRSFPRHRATVQALAEAYGELILPVWLPTRSAIGDSQNANVPVWDLGTASSKEAAKEMQAACQYIIELLEAKA, encoded by the coding sequence ATGCTTAGTCTGTCTGTGGCGAATCAAAAAGGCGGGGTGAGCAAGACGACCATCGTCACCCACCTTGCGTGGTACTTGGCCGGCCAGGGTAAGAGCGTCCTGTTCATCGACAACGACCCTCAGAAAAATGCGTCCTCCACCATGGAGACGTACAGCCGCCCTGCCGGAATCGCTACCTCCCAGCTTTACGGGTCGGTCGACCTCCCTGACCTGACGCCCGAGCCGGGTGTCATCCACCTCATCGCGGCTGATGATGAGCTGGCCGATATCGAGCACCAAGGCCCTGCCGTGTTGGATTGGTTCAATGGGAACGTGCGGGCGCTGGCTGAGGACTTTGACTATCTGCTCATCGACGTGGCCCCGACCATCGGCAATCGCATGCTGTCCGCACTTATCGCCACCGACGCCCTGTTGAGCCCGATTGACCCCGAGCGCTTCGCAATTGATGGCGTTGGGACGATGCTGGAAACCTACCGCAACGCAGATGCGATGAAGCAGAACGCGAACGCCAACGACGGCGCGAACTTCCCCCCAATGCGCTTGCTGGGTGTGTTTCTGTCAAAAGTCACGCGGTCCTTCCCTCGCCACCGCGCAACTGTCCAGGCGCTGGCCGAAGCTTACGGCGAGCTGATTCTTCCGGTGTGGTTGCCCACTCGATCCGCAATCGGCGATTCGCAGAACGCCAACGTTCCGGTTTGGGACTTGGGCACTGCATCGAGCAAGGAGGCTGCTAAGGAAATGCAGGCGGCATGCCAGTACATCATCGAGCTCTTGGAGGCCAAGGCGTGA
- a CDS encoding ParB/RepB/Spo0J family partition protein, with amino-acid sequence MSNNNKNQQKNGPKKPALALQGSMAKLGNISDMLKRKDPAPSPAQSAENANPTSFPINKVHADPNQPRKDFSEDKLRELADSIRQHGLIQPIILQPHPALPGEWSIVAGERRWRASQLAGKTDIPAVITTLTPQEVVAVQLIENIQREDLSPLEVAQGYWKLQQEFNLTQEEVAQAVGKSKQTVSDYLKVLEMPQDFQLLLSAKSVRGAADLNALWRLSRQHPERAAALIAGASEESPITRVMIRTASSASTAPAQTGESPAGRTSDSSGTPAAQDGEGGGTPPLSDANGLGGQSKQPGEGGEGRAPATKNDNGAGTAGSTPPVKKDPEGTGTPGGSQRNALPSSELVYTISTAHKNGEWIATVRLANERLFASEPVATSAEAVAQAATWLRDNSSVPS; translated from the coding sequence GTGAGCAACAACAACAAGAACCAGCAGAAAAATGGCCCCAAGAAGCCCGCCCTGGCGCTCCAGGGATCTATGGCCAAGCTCGGCAACATTTCCGATATGTTGAAGAGGAAAGACCCCGCACCCTCCCCTGCCCAATCGGCGGAGAACGCGAATCCCACCTCCTTCCCCATCAATAAAGTTCACGCTGACCCTAACCAGCCGCGCAAGGATTTTTCCGAAGACAAACTGCGTGAGCTTGCGGACTCCATTCGCCAGCATGGCCTTATCCAGCCGATCATCTTGCAGCCCCACCCGGCCCTCCCGGGGGAATGGAGCATCGTCGCCGGCGAGCGGCGCTGGCGCGCATCACAGCTGGCTGGCAAGACCGATATTCCGGCCGTCATTACCACCCTGACCCCGCAGGAAGTGGTTGCGGTCCAGCTGATCGAGAACATCCAGCGCGAGGATCTCAGTCCGTTGGAAGTCGCTCAGGGTTATTGGAAACTGCAGCAAGAGTTCAACCTTACCCAGGAAGAAGTTGCGCAGGCGGTAGGCAAGTCCAAGCAGACCGTCAGCGACTACCTCAAGGTTCTGGAAATGCCGCAGGACTTCCAACTGCTCTTGTCGGCCAAGTCGGTCCGAGGTGCAGCCGACCTCAACGCTTTGTGGCGTTTGAGTCGCCAGCACCCCGAGCGGGCAGCCGCGCTGATTGCCGGTGCCAGCGAAGAGTCGCCCATCACGCGCGTGATGATCCGTACCGCATCCAGTGCTTCCACCGCACCTGCGCAGACGGGGGAAAGTCCGGCCGGCCGGACTTCCGACTCGTCAGGCACGCCCGCTGCCCAGGACGGTGAAGGCGGTGGGACCCCTCCCCTGTCCGACGCTAATGGATTGGGCGGCCAGTCCAAGCAGCCCGGCGAAGGCGGCGAGGGTCGTGCGCCTGCCACGAAGAACGACAATGGCGCAGGCACTGCTGGCTCTACCCCGCCAGTCAAGAAGGACCCCGAAGGTACCGGCACACCTGGCGGGAGCCAACGTAATGCCCTCCCATCCAGCGAGTTGGTTTACACGATCAGTACGGCGCACAAGAACGGCGAATGGATTGCCACTGTCCGCCTTGCGAACGAACGCCTCTTCGCCAGCGAGCCGGTCGCCACTTCTGCCGAGGCTGTCGCCCAGGCGGCCACTTGGCTACGCGACAATTCCAGTGTCCCGAGCTAA
- a CDS encoding relaxase/mobilization nuclease domain-containing protein, which translates to MAKKRPDFDLHIGPQPITRRGANPYKGTKPKKSRVRDVGMTPARMQRILNRAPEAVVRITGGTWGAKHLAAHLGYIHRHGKLEGETSDGSLVIGADEVRALAKEWFARREVGPNGRQERSKETVNIVFSMPSGTPRAVVTEATRSAATRIFGGQFDYVMVTHTDTDDPHVHVTALARGLQGQRLLPNPEDLHRWRETFAEELRLRGVEAEATPRELRGVVQVTPRNAVYQIEKRLTKQGGLAEVRVEELHEAVLTVTGQLERGERPWENATKKRLARVQAGWIAYAEKIEQLGDPMLNEQARQIREFVAAMPEPLTRRERVERDVGQAMGVRTPGVEHSESRSWDEQGRG; encoded by the coding sequence GTGGCGAAGAAGCGTCCTGATTTTGACCTGCACATTGGCCCGCAGCCGATCACCCGACGTGGCGCGAACCCGTACAAGGGCACCAAGCCGAAGAAGTCGCGGGTAAGGGACGTGGGAATGACTCCTGCCAGGATGCAGCGCATCTTGAACCGTGCGCCGGAAGCGGTGGTCCGGATCACTGGCGGCACATGGGGGGCCAAACATCTTGCGGCGCACCTGGGCTACATCCACCGGCATGGAAAGCTGGAAGGGGAGACCTCGGATGGCTCACTGGTGATTGGCGCAGATGAAGTGCGCGCCCTTGCCAAGGAATGGTTCGCACGCCGAGAGGTTGGCCCCAATGGCCGGCAAGAGCGGTCCAAGGAAACCGTGAACATCGTTTTCTCGATGCCGTCCGGTACGCCTCGGGCGGTGGTCACCGAGGCGACTCGTTCTGCCGCAACTCGCATCTTTGGAGGCCAGTTCGATTACGTGATGGTCACCCACACAGACACGGATGACCCACACGTTCATGTGACGGCTCTTGCCCGAGGCCTCCAAGGGCAGCGTTTGCTACCCAATCCAGAGGATTTACACCGCTGGCGAGAGACCTTCGCAGAAGAGCTCAGACTGCGGGGCGTTGAAGCGGAAGCCACTCCCCGCGAACTACGCGGGGTCGTCCAGGTTACGCCACGCAATGCCGTCTATCAGATCGAGAAGCGACTGACTAAACAGGGTGGACTGGCAGAGGTGCGTGTTGAGGAGTTGCATGAGGCGGTTCTGACCGTAACGGGACAGTTGGAACGCGGTGAGCGCCCTTGGGAAAACGCCACGAAGAAGCGGCTTGCGCGGGTGCAGGCAGGCTGGATCGCCTATGCGGAGAAGATTGAACAGCTGGGTGATCCCATGCTCAACGAGCAGGCAAGGCAGATCCGCGAGTTCGTTGCGGCCATGCCGGAGCCATTGACCCGCCGCGAACGAGTCGAACGTGACGTCGGCCAAGCGATGGGGGTTCGCACACCTGGCGTGGAGCATTCCGAGTCGCGCAGTTGGGACGAGCAGGGTAGGGGATAA
- a CDS encoding replication protein RepA, protein MTEATESPTGKGKIYRLTAASTEIRNAEPEGDDIAFLLPTLCHVAMPRSRQVKRVFERHSGTASLRLEAGALWDGERWIDQQLPYGTKPRLLLLHIVRSYLRTQDRSDRTIDLGRSAKDFLENTLGINASGGRNGGLTGFREQMNAFAACRMLLGYSTASGSARTQQAEPIVQEFEAWPSPGVNGGARHLWPRGLRISEKFADSIAESSVPLDMRAIRVLQNSALSLDQYSWLAHRLWRLRRPQNLYWANLRQQFGEEISDPKNFRRNFLSSMQPVLDVYPQAKVSVIQGGIQLRPSPPPVPKKSIVIPFQSKTA, encoded by the coding sequence GTGACCGAAGCAACGGAGTCGCCCACCGGCAAGGGCAAGATTTACCGCCTCACGGCAGCTAGCACGGAAATCCGCAACGCGGAGCCGGAAGGCGACGACATTGCCTTTTTGCTGCCGACCCTGTGCCATGTCGCGATGCCGCGTTCCCGCCAAGTGAAACGCGTTTTTGAGCGTCACAGCGGAACGGCCTCTCTCCGCTTGGAGGCAGGCGCTTTGTGGGATGGCGAGCGCTGGATCGACCAGCAGCTGCCTTATGGCACGAAGCCGCGCCTGCTCCTGCTCCACATCGTTCGCTCGTACCTCCGAACGCAGGATCGTTCGGATCGAACCATCGACTTGGGACGAAGTGCGAAGGACTTCCTTGAAAACACCTTGGGTATCAACGCCAGCGGTGGGCGCAATGGCGGCCTTACCGGTTTTCGTGAGCAGATGAACGCCTTCGCAGCGTGTCGTATGTTGCTGGGCTATAGCACTGCTTCCGGTTCCGCGCGCACGCAGCAGGCCGAGCCGATTGTCCAGGAGTTTGAAGCTTGGCCGAGCCCGGGCGTTAACGGCGGCGCTCGCCACCTGTGGCCGCGCGGTCTTCGTATTTCCGAAAAATTTGCCGATTCGATTGCGGAGAGCTCAGTGCCGCTGGACATGAGAGCAATTCGCGTGCTGCAGAACAGTGCCTTGTCGCTGGATCAGTATTCTTGGCTCGCTCACAGGTTGTGGCGTTTGAGGCGACCTCAGAACCTCTATTGGGCAAACCTGCGCCAGCAGTTCGGCGAAGAAATCAGCGATCCCAAAAACTTCAGGCGCAATTTCCTTTCATCGATGCAACCTGTGCTGGACGTCTATCCGCAGGCAAAGGTGTCGGTGATCCAGGGCGGAATCCAACTGCGTCCGTCACCGCCGCCAGTGCCCAAGAAGTCGATCGTGATACCTTTCCAGAGCAAGACGGCTTAA
- a CDS encoding zeta toxin family protein, producing MNAVELSDAEKSSIFTQDVLPDLIADEEGRQPPLEPQFVILGGQPGSGKTGVLDATRHSLQEQGATWAINADDFAAYHPLYVELQARHGLEAADMVRAVTGQWIQAAIAEAQARRVNVVFESTMRQTAVVEATLSQFTSLGYSTHAKVLAVRPMESWQGNHYRREQLAAAGSLSRLASRESHDAAVSGSLTTVRQIQEHRLATRMTIVDRSDVVLYESVLTERGWSNPALAVDTLAELRQRPMSPSEATLHLERWTVIEKLARERHNRSSVSERNDAAARAEMVAISGAKAADVFRLVVEGGYSELRANAMPAVGEALSAMRAAQSIFSRLSPDDQELRSQLNEQARDSLQAKLAAGQVKDFLDLDRLAMRVTSDRSEHIEREI from the coding sequence ATGAATGCAGTAGAGCTGTCTGATGCCGAGAAAAGCTCGATTTTCACGCAGGACGTGCTTCCTGACCTGATCGCCGACGAGGAGGGAAGACAGCCTCCCTTGGAACCACAGTTTGTAATCCTCGGTGGGCAGCCCGGCTCCGGAAAGACGGGCGTACTGGATGCAACCCGGCATAGCCTGCAGGAGCAGGGTGCTACCTGGGCCATCAACGCCGACGATTTCGCCGCATACCATCCGCTCTATGTTGAGCTGCAAGCGCGCCATGGCTTGGAGGCTGCGGACATGGTCCGAGCTGTAACAGGCCAGTGGATTCAGGCTGCAATTGCGGAAGCTCAAGCAAGGCGTGTCAATGTCGTGTTTGAATCGACAATGCGGCAAACTGCCGTTGTCGAAGCTACACTCAGCCAGTTCACTTCCCTTGGTTATTCAACGCACGCGAAGGTTTTGGCTGTGCGGCCGATGGAGAGCTGGCAGGGTAATCACTATCGCCGTGAACAACTCGCTGCCGCTGGATCACTATCGCGGCTGGCGTCCCGGGAATCTCACGATGCGGCTGTGTCTGGCAGCCTTACTACCGTCAGGCAGATCCAAGAACACCGGCTGGCCACGAGGATGACTATTGTCGACCGTAGCGACGTCGTGCTCTATGAGAGCGTACTTACCGAACGCGGCTGGAGTAATCCAGCCCTGGCGGTCGACACCTTGGCGGAACTGCGGCAACGGCCAATGTCGCCATCGGAAGCGACTCTTCATCTAGAGCGCTGGACAGTGATTGAAAAGCTGGCACGGGAGAGACACAACCGTAGCAGCGTGTCCGAGCGCAATGATGCGGCTGCACGGGCTGAGATGGTCGCAATCTCCGGCGCGAAGGCAGCTGACGTTTTCCGTTTGGTTGTTGAGGGCGGCTATTCCGAGCTCAGGGCCAACGCAATGCCCGCGGTTGGGGAGGCCCTTTCTGCGATGCGTGCGGCTCAATCCATCTTTTCGCGGCTGTCCCCGGACGACCAGGAACTGCGTAGTCAGCTCAACGAACAGGCCAGGGACTCGCTGCAAGCCAAGCTTGCGGCGGGGCAGGTCAAGGATTTTCTTGACCTAGACCGCTTGGCCATGCGCGTGACCAGCGATCGTTCTGAGCATATTGAACGCGAGATTTGA
- a CDS encoding addiction module antidote protein, producing MPTSSKVSPSHSPAHSRGLPEPLRGRVTQGNRGEVLEALGDLARQHGMVVLADEIGLTRLTLYKSLRSDGNPKLTTILAVLEGLGLELRIVPAKRRNTTPA from the coding sequence ATGCCCACCAGTAGTAAGGTTTCGCCCAGCCATAGCCCTGCGCATTCGAGAGGCCTCCCGGAACCTCTGCGGGGGCGTGTCACCCAGGGTAATCGGGGTGAGGTGCTTGAGGCCTTGGGTGACTTGGCACGCCAGCATGGCATGGTTGTTCTGGCGGATGAAATTGGGCTCACCAGGCTGACGCTTTACAAGTCGCTCAGATCAGATGGCAATCCGAAGCTCACAACCATATTGGCCGTCCTGGAAGGACTTGGTTTGGAGCTTCGCATAGTGCCGGCGAAACGTCGCAACACGACACCTGCCTAA
- a CDS encoding zeta toxin family protein has translation MQKLTKEAREDLIETAYYSLSGLTEAARKPSLTVVLGQTGTPTAIVQREIEAQRRPEGGAVLVSGYDMDRLAAGEGFDADEVDSQALTLELVERAMSERVNVVVTPSPTTEEMPLALIAAARRNGYEVQIAALAVNQQVAAAQSFQRSSLQGAGFHTLSDSAMASEAANVGKALRRIEANGIPATITLYGRNAQPFDRDPSQSASEAFEAARGAMRGADKIRIAAAWEEVAEAHERAGTPIPANGERLREQAHYVLRQSSAASMNFDDRFPEHMSTSKNLAERYGRTLAKLFDADDKAAVSIHPELTNAFIAKHVAERATRDADMPELMTETNGRIRDALLTGTKINVPEVRENENPERDRQFAFDLER, from the coding sequence ATGCAGAAGCTGACGAAGGAAGCGCGTGAAGATCTGATCGAAACAGCGTATTACTCACTGAGCGGCCTGACCGAAGCGGCCAGGAAACCTTCGCTCACGGTAGTCCTCGGCCAGACCGGCACTCCTACTGCGATTGTGCAGCGTGAGATTGAAGCCCAGCGCCGCCCGGAAGGTGGCGCTGTGCTCGTAAGCGGATATGACATGGATCGGCTTGCCGCGGGCGAGGGTTTCGACGCGGATGAAGTCGACTCCCAAGCCTTGACGTTGGAGCTGGTCGAGCGCGCCATGTCGGAGCGTGTGAATGTTGTTGTCACCCCTTCTCCGACCACCGAGGAGATGCCGCTGGCGCTGATTGCTGCGGCCCGACGTAACGGATACGAAGTCCAGATTGCGGCCCTTGCTGTGAATCAGCAGGTCGCTGCAGCTCAGTCGTTCCAGCGTAGCTCGCTCCAGGGCGCAGGATTCCACACGCTTAGTGATAGCGCGATGGCCTCCGAGGCAGCCAACGTTGGCAAGGCATTGCGTCGAATCGAGGCCAATGGAATCCCGGCAACGATTACGCTGTACGGGCGGAATGCACAGCCTTTTGACCGCGATCCGAGCCAGTCCGCCTCGGAAGCTTTTGAAGCTGCACGGGGCGCGATGCGGGGGGCTGACAAGATTCGCATCGCGGCGGCCTGGGAGGAGGTAGCGGAGGCCCATGAAAGAGCCGGCACGCCGATTCCTGCCAATGGCGAAAGATTGCGGGAACAGGCGCACTATGTTTTGAGGCAGAGCAGCGCCGCATCGATGAACTTCGATGACCGCTTTCCCGAACACATGTCTACAAGCAAGAACCTGGCGGAGCGTTACGGGCGGACGCTGGCGAAGTTGTTCGATGCAGACGACAAAGCAGCCGTGTCGATCCATCCGGAACTGACTAATGCATTTATCGCTAAGCATGTCGCCGAGCGGGCCACTCGTGACGCAGATATGCCGGAGCTCATGACCGAGACAAACGGTCGCATTCGCGATGCTCTCTTGACAGGAACAAAGATCAACGTGCCGGAAGTCAGAGAGAACGAAAATCCAGAGCGGGACAGACAGTTCGCATTTGACCTGGAGCGCTGA
- a CDS encoding LPD7 domain-containing protein: MAKKSSTAPGGLKNPLDGLNKAQVKQLGRAVQRVADLNAQLDKAKRTIADSRFVVKKDFSARESARAIQSARSSEKVREKSEAALAKLADQFKDKPQLKSSLAIYQALEKAAGQNDPAARSLLDEVKADLTIAAASVKRERKGETVAEADAPASTLDKLMNGIAAAVASKKGPKVGELTEHARGQVEDALEGQKKRREPNEFQEPARPALPYPASLLAKFTVRGDEVVSKRTEEVAFVDGGRELRAKGDVGKEIIDAMLDTAASRGWSPIKLFGTNAFKAAAWMEAASRGLDTQGYKPSPEEQAVAAHNRALNGVDNRIAGEPLKEKQPNQPVRGEEGPKKADAQLAGKILDHGESKYNFDEAENPSYFVKLATAGGEKTVWGADLQRALREAGAVTGNQVKLENLGRDAVAVVGALRNEKNEVVGRGPIDTHRNTWKVALVQEVTKTLTHGQKLAKAFEEATTTREQTKAAKQFPELAGAFAAVKVFEKNLNVTAMPKTEARDFSEQVRGLIAERLASGKSIPSVEVRDQEKQRERSDDREQ; encoded by the coding sequence ATGGCTAAGAAATCGTCCACCGCGCCCGGGGGCCTGAAAAATCCTTTGGATGGGCTCAACAAAGCACAGGTGAAGCAACTCGGTCGTGCTGTTCAGCGCGTTGCCGACCTCAACGCACAGCTCGACAAAGCCAAGCGAACAATCGCTGACTCTCGCTTCGTCGTGAAAAAGGATTTTTCCGCACGTGAGAGCGCTCGCGCTATCCAGTCGGCAAGATCGTCGGAAAAGGTGAGGGAGAAGTCTGAGGCAGCGTTGGCGAAGCTTGCTGACCAGTTCAAGGACAAGCCGCAGTTGAAATCGAGCCTTGCGATCTACCAAGCGCTGGAGAAGGCCGCTGGCCAGAATGATCCGGCTGCTCGAAGCTTGCTCGATGAGGTCAAGGCGGACCTGACAATCGCCGCCGCGTCTGTAAAGCGTGAGCGCAAGGGTGAGACCGTCGCCGAAGCTGACGCTCCGGCTTCGACCCTGGATAAGCTCATGAACGGCATCGCAGCTGCAGTCGCGTCCAAGAAAGGACCAAAGGTTGGTGAGCTCACCGAACACGCGCGCGGCCAGGTTGAAGACGCTTTGGAGGGGCAGAAGAAGCGGCGTGAACCTAACGAGTTCCAGGAGCCTGCGCGCCCAGCGCTGCCCTACCCCGCGTCACTGCTTGCCAAGTTCACCGTGCGTGGTGACGAGGTTGTCAGCAAGCGGACGGAGGAAGTCGCTTTCGTAGATGGTGGGCGCGAGCTTCGTGCGAAAGGCGATGTAGGCAAGGAAATTATCGATGCCATGCTGGACACAGCCGCTTCGCGCGGTTGGTCGCCCATCAAGCTCTTCGGCACCAATGCTTTTAAAGCTGCCGCATGGATGGAAGCCGCAAGCCGCGGCCTGGACACTCAGGGTTACAAGCCCTCCCCGGAAGAGCAAGCCGTTGCCGCGCACAACCGCGCACTGAACGGGGTAGACAATCGAATCGCCGGCGAGCCGTTGAAGGAGAAGCAGCCTAACCAGCCTGTCCGTGGTGAAGAGGGTCCGAAGAAAGCTGATGCCCAGTTGGCCGGCAAGATTCTTGACCATGGCGAGTCCAAGTACAACTTCGATGAGGCGGAGAATCCGAGCTATTTCGTCAAGCTTGCTACGGCCGGTGGCGAGAAAACTGTGTGGGGTGCCGATCTGCAGCGCGCTTTGCGCGAGGCCGGTGCCGTGACCGGCAACCAGGTCAAATTGGAGAACCTTGGCCGCGATGCCGTCGCTGTGGTGGGTGCCCTGCGAAACGAAAAGAATGAGGTCGTCGGCCGAGGACCTATTGATACGCACCGAAATACATGGAAGGTCGCCCTGGTGCAGGAAGTGACCAAGACCCTGACACATGGGCAGAAGCTAGCGAAAGCCTTTGAAGAGGCGACGACCACCCGTGAGCAAACCAAGGCTGCCAAGCAATTCCCCGAGCTGGCGGGAGCGTTTGCTGCAGTAAAAGTGTTTGAGAAGAACTTGAACGTGACGGCCATGCCAAAGACGGAAGCCCGCGATTTCTCAGAGCAGGTACGCGGGTTGATCGCTGAGCGTCTGGCTTCCGGGAAGTCCATCCCCTCCGTCGAGGTCCGCGACCAAGAGAAGCAGCGTGAGCGTTCTGACGATCGGGAACAGTAA
- a CDS encoding LPD7 domain-containing protein, producing the protein MASSTPAVPRQHNEIVRTDGKSSTVEHQGVAEKFAANFMRDGNAYRSARFPEKIEFVDRKDRMMIFGKANEFTVRAMAETALERGWEKMDVRGNNAVFKSMAYVEGTVRGIEVTGHKPNDKDLQAIARRQVREAARANPVVQAFAEAKTAKAQAAAVKQFPELKEAFEARAAAQKLVKSSGASADDQQDLMNRVNDKIARAIHEGKPMPQMEVKTQVQLHEVERD; encoded by the coding sequence ATGGCTAGCAGCACTCCTGCCGTTCCTCGGCAGCACAATGAAATCGTTCGTACTGATGGGAAATCTTCCACCGTCGAACACCAGGGAGTGGCAGAGAAATTTGCTGCCAACTTCATGCGGGATGGGAACGCCTACCGCTCCGCCAGGTTCCCCGAGAAGATTGAGTTCGTTGACCGCAAAGATCGGATGATGATCTTTGGCAAGGCCAACGAGTTCACCGTCCGCGCAATGGCTGAAACGGCCTTGGAACGCGGCTGGGAGAAGATGGACGTGCGCGGCAACAATGCCGTATTCAAGAGCATGGCCTACGTCGAAGGCACGGTTCGCGGAATTGAAGTCACTGGCCACAAGCCCAACGACAAGGACCTGCAGGCGATTGCACGGAGGCAAGTACGGGAGGCCGCCCGCGCCAACCCTGTGGTGCAGGCATTTGCTGAGGCAAAAACTGCCAAGGCTCAGGCGGCAGCCGTCAAGCAGTTCCCGGAATTGAAGGAAGCGTTCGAGGCTCGCGCAGCCGCACAGAAGCTGGTTAAGAGCAGCGGCGCAAGCGCCGACGATCAGCAGGACCTGATGAATCGGGTCAACGACAAGATTGCTCGCGCGATCCACGAAGGCAAGCCGATGCCTCAGATGGAAGTGAAGACGCAAGTCCAGCTTCATGAGGTTGAGCGCGACTAA